Within the Butyrivibrio sp. AE3004 genome, the region TGTACATTTTCCAAAGCACAGTCATAATTATGTCGAAATGGTCTACATGGTTTCCGGAAAGACCCACCATATACTGAATGAAAAGGATGAACTCACCTTAAATCAGGGAGAGCTTTTATTCTTAAACCAGAATGCGACTCAGGAAATCCTTCCCGCAGGTGAAAATGACATTGCAGTTAATTTTATTCTGTTACCGGAGTTTTTTGATGAAGCCCTGCATATGATTCCGGAGGGCGATCTTTTAAGGGACTTCCTCATTTCAACACTCTCTCCCGAATCCTCTTTCCTTACCTATCTGCACTTCCCTGCTGCAGACATACTTCCGGTGCAGAACCTTATGGAAAACATGATCTACACTCTTTTGTACCAGGAATCAGAAACAGTTATAAATACCATAAACAGAACTACAATGGGACTTCTTTTACAGACCCTATCGGTGTATGCGGGTCTGGTAAACCAGGGTACCCCTTCACAGTATGAGCAGAACCTTCTTCTTACGGTACTCAAATATATTGACTCACACTACAAGCACGGAAGTCTTGAGGCTATCTCTGAACAGACAAAACAGCCTGCTTACTATATAAGCAGACTGCTGAAAAAACATACGGGTAAAAATTTCAAAGAGCAGCTTCTTGCAAGGCGGCTTCAACAGGCTGCATATCTTCTAAGCCATACCACACTTACTATAGAAGATATCTACACCTATATAGGCTACGACAACAGCAGCTATTTTTACCGCAAGTTCAAGGAGCTGTATGGTATGTCCCCACGAGACTACAGAATAGGGCAGCCACACTAAGTGGCTGCCCCATTTTTTTAATGCTTACAGGAAGTTGCCTTATGGCAGTTCCCTGACATTGGGCACCCGATACAACGGGTCCCTTTTTTCTTTTCTTTGTAAATATATCTGATTGCCAATCCAACCATCAATACAATTGCTGCTATAGCTATAAAATTTGCCATAACCTTTTTTACCTCTAAAATCAATCAAGCTTATATTCGAGTACCATTGCTTTCTGGTTTCTCTTTATAAGATATATTATAACACCTGCAAATACTGCTATGGCAATAAGTCCGTAAACAAAACCTGTTCCAAGGCTGCCTGTTGTTATAAATGTACCGATCTGATATACAAGGAATCCTACAGTAAAGCCTGTTGCAAGCTGAAGTGCAATTGCTCCCCACAACCATTTTGCAGACTTCATCTCAGAGTTCATAGCTCCAAGAGCTGCGAAGCACGGAGGTGTATACAGATTGAACATAAGGTATGCAAGTGCTGCTACCTTTGTGATACCCATAACGGCTGCTACTGCATTTCCCTCACCGATAAGCTCAAGTTCCTCAGTATCAATAAGATTTGAAATCGCAAATACTGTTGCGATAGTTCCTACAACGTTTTCCTTAGCAATGAAACCTGTGATAGCTGCTGCTGCGAGCTGCCAGCTTGCTACTCCTACGATAGGTACAAGGAGATATGCAAACGGTCCTGCTACACCTGCAAGGATTGAAGTATTTTCCATGCCCTCTTCTACAGGCTGGAAGCTGAAGTTGAAGCTCTGCATGATCTGAACTACTGTGTTACATACAAGGATAATTGTTCCTGCTTTAACAATGTAAGCCTTACCTCTCTCAAGCATAGACTTAACCGCAAACATAAGGCTGGGTACTTTGTACTCGGGAAGCTCAATGATAAAGAAGCTCTTTCTGTACTTCATTCCTGTGATAGCCTTGATAAGAAGTGCTCCGAGAAGGATCAGTAAGATACCTCCCATGTAGCAGATGAAGCTTACCCATCTTGATTCAGGGAAAAATGCGCCTGCAAAAAGTGCGATAACAGGAAGCTTTGCTCCACAAGGCATGAAAGTTGCAAGCATTGCTGTCGAGCGTCTTTCTCTCTCATTTCTGATGGTTCTGCAAGCCATGATAGCGGGAATACCGCAACCTGTACCAATGATCATAGGGATAACGGATTTTCCTGAAAGACCTACTCTCTTGAATATAGGATCAAGTACAACCGTTGCTCTTGACATGTATCCGCAATCCTCAAGAAGTGCAATAAGGAAATACATTACCATAACCAGAGGAAGGAATCCCACAACTGCTCCTACACCGCCGATGATACCGTCAACCAGAAGCGCATAGAGAAGAGGATTTGCATCTGCCATCGCCTCTCCTACCATCTCCTTGAAAGAGTCAATCCAACCAGCAAGGATATCAGCGATCCATGTACCTACAGTTGTCTGTGAAATATAGAATACAAGCCACATGATAGCTGCAAAGATCACTATTCCAAGTATCGGATGAGTCACAATATTATCAATTGTATCTCCAAAGTTTTTGTCCTTTGTAAGAACTTTTCTGTTCTCTACAGAGCTTACAATTTTATTAACAAATTCAAATCTCTTTCTGTCAGCAGCTTCAACCGCAGCCTTGTCGTGGATATCAATGTCACCCTGTACATAGGGCTCACTCTGTTCCTTACCCTCAAGCTCTGCTGCTGCTTTTACAACTTCCTTAAGCCCTGTTTCTGAAGTAGCTACTGTTTTAATAACAGGACATCCAAGCTTTTCAGATAAAAGCTTTTCATCAATGCTGTTGCCCTTCTTGTCATTTGCATCGGTTTTGTTAAGCGCAACAACAACCGGAACCCCCAATTCCAGAAGCTGTGTTGTGAAGAAAAGGCTTCTGCTTAAGTTTGTTGCATCAACTATGTTTATGATAGCATCAGGATGCTCGTTTTTAACATAGCCGCTGGTTATACTCTCCTCAGATGTAAATGGCGACATTGAGTAAGCACCGGGAAGATCTACTGCAATCAGCTCCTTATTACCATCATAGTATTTCTTCTTGATAACACTCTCTTTCTTGTCTACTGTAACACCAGCCCAGTTACCGATCTTTTCGCTTCTTCCTGTCAAAGCGTTGTACATGGTCGTTTTACCGCTGTTGGGGTTACCTGCCATTGCGATTCTCATATCTTTCCTCCTATAAAATCTCTATAATTTAAAACAATTTTTTGTTCTAAATCCACATCAGATATTGATAGCTGATGCTAACTCAGGATCAATATTATATCTTGCATCCTTTATAGCAACTACCAGATTTCTCTTCTTGTCCACTACAGTAATCCTCTCTCCGCTGTAGCATCCAAGGGAAAACAGGAAGCTCTCCATTTCCTCATCTCCACCGGTATTTACGGAGTCTATCGTATATTCTTTTCCAAGCTCTGCTTCATTAAGTGTCATAAAACCTCCAAAACAGCTGCAGCAGCTGTATAATAAAATCTTTGCATCTATCAGGTTAGATGCGTATAACTTAAGTTAGCTGTATATAATTGTCGTTAGCCTACTGCTACTCATGTTTGCACACGCTAACTGTAATCATAGAATATTCTTATTAAGAATAATTGTCAATAAGAAAAGTGACTAAATTTACATATATTAAAGAAAGAATATTTGTTAGCTTAAACAAACTAAGTGCTCTGCTCAAACAAAATTTACTAAGCTCGAAAATACCTCGCTAAGTGCTCTGCTCAAACAATATCCACTAGACTCGATAAAACCTTGCCAAGTGGATCTGTATGGCTCGCACTAAGCTCGAAAATACCTCGCTAAGTGCTCTGCTCAAAAAAAATGCCGCACTGGCAAGATGCGGCATTTTCAGGTAGGAGATTTCTTATGACTATGTATGTCATATGTGTTAGTTTCTGCTAACAAGGTTATGTTAGCATTAGCTAACCTTACTGTCAACACATTTTTTATATTTTTTTTATAATTATCTTAACACCGGATAATTATCCCTGTTTTTGAATTGAGTAACTCTTGAAAAAGTGATGCATTTCGTAAACAATTGACAAAATTTACTTTTGCGCCATTAAACCAACAAATATGGTACTATTATTATATGCAGGATTCTTCAACGCACCTTTATCTTTATGTTAAAGACTCCTGCATAAAAAAATATGAATTGAGTGAAAAATATGAAAACCTATCGTTCTCAGATAATTAAGCTGACAATTCCGATTGTCCTTCAGAATATATTAAGTGTTGCAGTTAACTCGGCCGATGTAATCATGCTGAATTATGTGGGGCAGAGCCATATATCCGCAGTCTCTCTTGCTGCGCAGTATGCCTCTATCCTGTTTATGGTATTCTACGGACTTGGCACAGGCGCTATTATGCTCTGTTCACAATATTTCGGGAAAAAGGATATGCGTGCAATTCAGGTAGTTGAAGGCATCGCTCTAAGATATTCACTGATAGTTGCATGTCTTTTTGCAGCTTCGGCACTGTTTATTCCTAAGCAGATGATGCGCGTTTTTACGCCTGAGCCCGAGCTCATAAGTATCGGAGCTTCCTACCTTCAATATATCAGTGTCGCCTATATCTGTTGGGGAATAATAGAAATTTATCTCTCCACATTGCGGAGTGTCGGACAAGTATCAATCTGTACCATTTTGAATACCTTTGCATTTTCACTGAACATTCTGCTGAATGCAGTATTTATATTCGGACTTTTCGGAGCACCAAAGCTCGGAGCTTCAGGCGTTGCGCTTGCAACCTCAATATCCAGAGTTGCCGAACTTTTACTATGCGTGCTTGTATCCCTTCGAAGTAAGAGTGTAAAGCTTCGCCTGTCTTATATGTTTATAAATAACAAGCTGTTGCACAGAGATTTCATAAAAATGGCTATTCCTGCAATGATGAACGATGTGTCCTGGGGTCTTGCCTTTTCCATGTATTCAGTCATCATTGGACAATTCCTGGGTTCTGATGTTGTGGCAGCAAATTCCTTCACATCACTTGCAAGGAACATAGGAACCATTTTATCCTTCGGAGTAGCAAGTGCGGGCGGAATCCTTCTTGGTCAGATAATCGGTGAAAACAGACTTGAAGACGCAAAAAAAGCAGCAAGCGTCTTAATAAAAATGACTGTCTTATTCGGGGCAATAGGTGGGCTCATAATACTGCTCCTTATTCCTGTTTTCCTTAGCTTTGCAAATCTTACGGAAGCAGGCCGTCACTATCTTAAGATCATGCTGCTCATAAATACTTATTATGTTATGGGAGCTGCCGTAAACACAACTCTTATTGCAGGTGTTTTCCGCGCCGGAGGTGACAGCAGGTGGGGCTTTATCTGCGATACCATAGACATGTGGGTCTATGCCGTACCCCTTGGTTTCATCTCAGCTGCCGTTTTAAAGCTTCCTCCGATGTGGGTATACTTTTTGCTGTGCACCGACGAATTTGTAAAATGGCCCTGGGTCATCAGCCATTACAGAAGCAGAAAATGGCTTAAAAATATCACCAGGGACAATTTGTTTCAAGAATAATATTAACTTGAATTTCGCACAACAAAGAAGGGCTGAGATTACAGCTATCTGTCCTTCATACCCTCAGACCATATGCTCATTTTCACCGTCAGTTGGCGAAAAAGCATTCATCAGGCTCTTTGTTTTTCTTTATCTCATGCGCGGAGCAAAACTCAAGGATGTTTACAAAAAGCCACTAATGTTCTTAAGACTTTTTTGCAAGTGATTCTGAGCTTTGAATTTTCTTATGCTCACATAACAGATTTCAAGTGCATGCGAGATAATTAGCGAAGAATGAGCGATTTTTTATCTCACATGCACATTCAAAGAAATCTGTGTGAGCATTAGAAAATTCAAGCGACAGAATATCGTAGCTAAAAGTCTTAAGAATATAAGTGGCTTTAAGCAAACACCTTTCAAACATGTTGCTCGCGCATGATAAAATACAAAGAGCCTGATGAATTTCGCCAGATGACGGTTTATCTGAGCATATGGTCTGAGGGTAATGATGGCAGATAGTTACAATCTCAGCCCTGTTTTCACTGTGCGAAATTCAAGAAATATTTACATATCACCGTAGTATAAGTCATCCAGTTCGCCGTGATAGTACTCTGCCCAGCTGTACTGGTTCATGAAGTCGCCTGTGTATTTGTATTTTGATTCTTCCATGTTTTCAAGCCAGTCATAGAGGTCACACTCTATCTTGTCCTTGGCTATTGCCATGCTGCCGCGCTGCTTTAGGATTATGCCCTCCAGCTTAAGCTTTTTAAAGGTATTCTGGAGGTCCTGCCTTAAATTACAAAGATAAGATAACTTCTTATCCGGGTCGCCGTCATCCTCCCACAGGGAGGCAATTATCTCACCATTTGTAGTCTGTGCGCCTCTGTTACTCACAAGAAGTGCCACTATTTCCTTGGTTCTCTTATACTTGAATTCTACAGGCTCACCGTCCACAAACAGTTCAAAATTGCCAAAGGTCTGGGCAAAGACTCTCTTGTATTTCTTCCGAAGCTCCGGGTATCTAAGCACCGAAAGCTCATTTTTAACTTCATCTGAAGATCCCGGCTTTTTAATAAATCCACTGGCATGTATTTTCATGGCATCGAAAGCTCTGTCTGTATGCTCGGAAAGATAAATAATATTGATAAAAGGATTAAGCTCCACAAGATATCGCCCAAGATCTATCCCGTCAAGCTCAGGAATATCCACATCAAGAATAGCAACATCCATCTCCTCTTCACGGGCCTTTGACAGTGCCGAAAGAGAGCTGTCATAGAAAAAACAATTAGAATCAGGTGACACCTTCTCAAGATACTTCTTAATCTTGTTTAAGGATGCCTTGTTGGCATCGACTGCAAGTATATTCACTTCCCCCTCCACTTCCGGAAAATTATTTTTTTTGCAACTGTTTGTTTATGATATTTAAAGATACATATCCGTTTAGTTACTCTTATATTTCTCATCTATATTACTTAGATGAAATAACTGATCACAGCGAGGTAACCGATTTAACGCTCTGATTTTTTCTCTGCTCGGCTGTCATATTAAGAGGATCAGGTTCTCCGATAACCAGAGTCTCACCATCACTAAGCGCAGCCTCGTGCAATGGTCCGGCATTCATATCCGACAGAACCAGCGCTGCAAATCTGTCATAATTGTCATCATCAATAACAGGAAAATGATATTTCATGCGATACCAGTGCTGGGGATCATACCCTGCTTTTCCTATATAAAGTCTGTCTGCGGTATCGGCAACGTCATCCACATCGGCTTTATCACCGGTCTTAAGCCCTGTATCTTCGCAAAACAGTATCCCGTATGCCTTAAGAATCCTGTCTCTTACAGTTTCATCCGTCCCGGTGCTGTTTTTTCTGCC harbors:
- a CDS encoding AraC family transcriptional regulator, with amino-acid sequence MDKQILEQLRQLTDEEKEILSGLDIDRSRYGHGQNFVIDSDLLLKKGRLIEIRPHTRFVHFPKHSHNYVEMVYMVSGKTHHILNEKDELTLNQGELLFLNQNATQEILPAGENDIAVNFILLPEFFDEALHMIPEGDLLRDFLISTLSPESSFLTYLHFPAADILPVQNLMENMIYTLLYQESETVINTINRTTMGLLLQTLSVYAGLVNQGTPSQYEQNLLLTVLKYIDSHYKHGSLEAISEQTKQPAYYISRLLKKHTGKNFKEQLLARRLQQAAYLLSHTTLTIEDIYTYIGYDNSSYFYRKFKELYGMSPRDYRIGQPH
- a CDS encoding FeoB-associated Cys-rich membrane protein; this encodes MANFIAIAAIVLMVGLAIRYIYKEKKKGTRCIGCPMSGNCHKATSCKH
- the feoB gene encoding ferrous iron transporter B, with the translated sequence MRIAMAGNPNSGKTTMYNALTGRSEKIGNWAGVTVDKKESVIKKKYYDGNKELIAVDLPGAYSMSPFTSEESITSGYVKNEHPDAIINIVDATNLSRSLFFTTQLLELGVPVVVALNKTDANDKKGNSIDEKLLSEKLGCPVIKTVATSETGLKEVVKAAAELEGKEQSEPYVQGDIDIHDKAAVEAADRKRFEFVNKIVSSVENRKVLTKDKNFGDTIDNIVTHPILGIVIFAAIMWLVFYISQTTVGTWIADILAGWIDSFKEMVGEAMADANPLLYALLVDGIIGGVGAVVGFLPLVMVMYFLIALLEDCGYMSRATVVLDPIFKRVGLSGKSVIPMIIGTGCGIPAIMACRTIRNERERRSTAMLATFMPCGAKLPVIALFAGAFFPESRWVSFICYMGGILLILLGALLIKAITGMKYRKSFFIIELPEYKVPSLMFAVKSMLERGKAYIVKAGTIILVCNTVVQIMQSFNFSFQPVEEGMENTSILAGVAGPFAYLLVPIVGVASWQLAAAAITGFIAKENVVGTIATVFAISNLIDTEELELIGEGNAVAAVMGITKVAALAYLMFNLYTPPCFAALGAMNSEMKSAKWLWGAIALQLATGFTVGFLVYQIGTFITTGSLGTGFVYGLIAIAVFAGVIIYLIKRNQKAMVLEYKLD
- a CDS encoding FeoA family protein, with the protein product MTLNEAELGKEYTIDSVNTGGDEEMESFLFSLGCYSGERITVVDKKRNLVVAIKDARYNIDPELASAINI
- a CDS encoding MATE family efflux transporter, encoding MKTYRSQIIKLTIPIVLQNILSVAVNSADVIMLNYVGQSHISAVSLAAQYASILFMVFYGLGTGAIMLCSQYFGKKDMRAIQVVEGIALRYSLIVACLFAASALFIPKQMMRVFTPEPELISIGASYLQYISVAYICWGIIEIYLSTLRSVGQVSICTILNTFAFSLNILLNAVFIFGLFGAPKLGASGVALATSISRVAELLLCVLVSLRSKSVKLRLSYMFINNKLLHRDFIKMAIPAMMNDVSWGLAFSMYSVIIGQFLGSDVVAANSFTSLARNIGTILSFGVASAGGILLGQIIGENRLEDAKKAASVLIKMTVLFGAIGGLIILLLIPVFLSFANLTEAGRHYLKIMLLINTYYVMGAAVNTTLIAGVFRAGGDSRWGFICDTIDMWVYAVPLGFISAAVLKLPPMWVYFLLCTDEFVKWPWVISHYRSRKWLKNITRDNLFQE
- a CDS encoding response regulator; its protein translation is MNILAVDANKASLNKIKKYLEKVSPDSNCFFYDSSLSALSKAREEEMDVAILDVDIPELDGIDLGRYLVELNPFINIIYLSEHTDRAFDAMKIHASGFIKKPGSSDEVKNELSVLRYPELRKKYKRVFAQTFGNFELFVDGEPVEFKYKRTKEIVALLVSNRGAQTTNGEIIASLWEDDGDPDKKLSYLCNLRQDLQNTFKKLKLEGIILKQRGSMAIAKDKIECDLYDWLENMEESKYKYTGDFMNQYSWAEYYHGELDDLYYGDM